The Microbacterium foliorum genome has a window encoding:
- the mpaP gene encoding daptide biosynthesis intramembrane metalloprotease has translation MKSASTSFLPIRRAALDPLTLDSRPSLASTVAFEEPTVEGAPWIVTVEGVPTSRVSGAVVELLSAMDGRSSVRDLRKEVAPDEPEPQFLTLVDRFQQSGLLEGTQRKSAGRVVFRAPLTLQIATLRAPAMFRRLDRIVRPFPGRAGLIVLAGLALLGSVAAIIQVSDVARLLFSPMPLLQLVVVLVVLVVLTLIHEGAHGLALTRFGGRPRRAGFMIFYLTPAFFVDVTDGWRLRHKWQRAWVALAGPAVHAVIGSAFALAALLASATDLQQLLLLLAIACYGIVLVNLVPFVRFDGYIALMSALDEPNLRERTKRDGGNWLVHLLYGGSRAPKRLNRWWSVPFGIASILAPVCLVIFAVMRIAHALAGGGLVAGVVVLSLEVAVLILGLTAIAGGLRRAWRVGVSAWRFVLVNLVIAATVALAGVWIVVPLTATAGFTVGEDNTVVIVQGGSTEDPIPDGARLTLLTNGVMGSLPVGSSTYEARVPQSVNVPLDALFPVKMHDVDVPATAIGVAHLGSDPGQVPSSGQARMELGNVNLWQSLWNQAVAQPLAGLLKR, from the coding sequence ATGAAATCAGCGTCAACAAGCTTTCTCCCCATCCGCCGCGCCGCGCTCGATCCATTGACTCTGGACAGTCGACCGAGTCTTGCCTCGACGGTCGCCTTCGAGGAGCCGACCGTCGAGGGAGCCCCCTGGATAGTGACAGTCGAGGGGGTGCCCACCTCCCGGGTGTCCGGTGCCGTTGTGGAACTACTGTCAGCGATGGACGGAAGATCATCGGTCCGCGACCTCCGCAAGGAGGTCGCCCCCGACGAGCCGGAACCGCAATTCCTCACTCTCGTAGACCGATTTCAGCAGAGCGGGCTGCTTGAAGGCACACAACGGAAGAGCGCCGGGAGAGTCGTGTTCCGCGCACCGCTGACTCTGCAGATCGCGACTCTGCGCGCCCCAGCCATGTTCAGACGCCTCGACCGAATTGTCCGGCCCTTCCCGGGGCGGGCGGGTCTGATCGTCCTCGCAGGCCTAGCGCTCCTTGGTTCCGTTGCCGCAATCATTCAGGTCTCGGACGTGGCGAGGCTGCTGTTCTCGCCGATGCCGCTTCTCCAGCTTGTCGTCGTGCTCGTCGTGCTCGTCGTGCTCACACTGATCCACGAGGGCGCTCATGGGCTCGCGCTGACCCGATTCGGCGGACGCCCTCGCCGCGCAGGCTTCATGATCTTCTATCTCACGCCCGCCTTCTTCGTCGACGTCACCGACGGCTGGCGACTGCGCCACAAGTGGCAGAGAGCATGGGTGGCGCTCGCCGGCCCCGCCGTCCATGCTGTCATCGGTTCAGCCTTCGCACTCGCCGCATTGTTGGCGTCTGCCACCGATCTCCAGCAATTGCTGTTGCTGCTCGCGATTGCTTGCTACGGCATCGTGCTCGTGAATCTCGTACCGTTCGTGAGATTCGATGGATATATCGCGCTCATGAGCGCGTTGGACGAACCGAACCTGCGGGAACGAACGAAGCGAGACGGCGGGAATTGGCTAGTTCATCTGCTTTACGGGGGAAGCCGCGCCCCGAAGCGCCTCAATCGCTGGTGGAGTGTGCCCTTCGGAATTGCGAGCATCCTTGCGCCTGTTTGTCTAGTGATCTTCGCCGTCATGCGCATCGCCCACGCCCTCGCGGGCGGTGGCCTCGTCGCCGGGGTTGTGGTCCTCAGCCTCGAGGTAGCCGTGCTCATCTTGGGCCTGACAGCAATCGCTGGTGGCTTACGCAGAGCATGGCGCGTAGGTGTGTCGGCGTGGAGGTTCGTCCTCGTGAACCTCGTTATCGCGGCGACTGTCGCTCTCGCGGGGGTGTGGATCGTCGTCCCCCTCACAGCGACCGCAGGATTCACTGTCGGCGAGGATAATACCGTCGTTATCGTCCAAGGCGGAAGCACGGAGGATCCCATCCCGGACGGTGCCCGTCTCACTCTCCTAACGAATGGCGTCATGGGGAGCCTTCCTGTGGGGTCGAGCACCTACGAAGCGCGGGTGCCCCAGTCTGTGAACGTTCCGCTCGACGCCCTCTTCCCTGTCAAGATGCACGACGTCGACGTCCCGGCCACCGCTATCGGCGTAGCCCACCTTGGCTCAGACCCAGGACAGGTCCCATCCTCCGGCCAAGCCCGTATGGAACTGGGCAATGTCAACCTATGGCAATCGCTGTGGAACCAGGCCGTCGCCCAGCCCCTCGCCGGGCTCCTGAAACGCTGA
- the mpaM gene encoding daptide-type RiPP biosynthesis methyltransferase, with protein MTGGITESVKSRLAVLNATPSPQDLYAGAGADFYERLVGGDRSEVREVLALARDTEGNVLDIAAGSGRLTIPLVRCGKRVTAIDLSPDMLALLQRALPANPLLECVVADMRTFALGRLYDLIVIGATSITLLDRVGRQALYARVRSHLSDGGTFALTIAGSTGGRALSNTEDQIVTVEGVDGQEDYLYSQQVIEGGAARVVNWVRESALTIDATVTILTSRLRILTEEMLSAELVEAGFTEPAVRPVRAHAGADILLLQTSSRGQVTPR; from the coding sequence ATGACGGGTGGGATCACCGAATCGGTGAAGTCACGACTAGCCGTGCTGAACGCAACGCCAAGTCCGCAGGACCTATATGCAGGCGCGGGAGCGGACTTCTACGAACGCCTTGTAGGGGGTGATCGGTCAGAAGTCCGGGAAGTGCTTGCGCTGGCTCGTGACACTGAGGGGAATGTGCTCGACATCGCCGCTGGCAGCGGGCGGCTCACCATCCCACTTGTCCGATGCGGAAAGCGAGTCACTGCCATTGACTTGTCGCCGGACATGCTCGCGCTCCTGCAGCGGGCGCTGCCCGCGAACCCCCTCCTCGAGTGTGTTGTGGCAGACATGCGCACATTCGCGCTAGGACGACTGTACGATCTCATCGTCATCGGGGCCACCTCGATCACGCTCCTGGATCGGGTGGGGAGGCAAGCTCTCTACGCACGTGTTCGGTCGCATCTTTCCGACGGAGGAACGTTCGCACTCACCATTGCGGGCTCAACCGGTGGGCGGGCGCTGAGCAACACCGAAGATCAGATCGTCACAGTTGAGGGAGTCGACGGCCAGGAAGATTATCTCTACTCCCAGCAGGTAATCGAGGGTGGCGCAGCCCGCGTCGTGAACTGGGTGCGCGAATCGGCGCTGACGATCGACGCTACGGTGACCATCTTGACAAGCCGTCTGCGGATACTCACAGAAGAGATGTTGTCTGCCGAGCTGGTTGAAGCCGGGTTCACCGAACCGGCCGTCCGACCTGTGCGCGCACACGCGGGCGCTGACATCCTCCTCCTGCAAACGTCGTCGCGTGGTCAGGTAACGCCCCGATGA
- the mpaA3 gene encoding MpaA3 family daptide-type RiPP, with translation MQKQLDFVELDELDAPLEWWEHVGYIVTIVGGAVAIAT, from the coding sequence ATGCAGAAGCAACTTGACTTCGTCGAACTCGACGAGCTCGACGCACCGCTCGAGTGGTGGGAGCACGTTGGTTACATCGTGACCATTGTCGGTGGTGCCGTAGCAATCGCGACCTGA
- the mpaA2 gene encoding MpaA2 family daptide-type RiPP, with product MDKTLQALDYVELDAMEAPDDANDWVRGVAVGVIIGVLALT from the coding sequence ATGGACAAGACTCTGCAGGCGCTCGATTACGTCGAACTCGACGCGATGGAAGCGCCGGATGACGCGAACGATTGGGTTCGCGGCGTTGCGGTCGGTGTGATCATCGGCGTTCTCGCCTTGACGTGA
- the mpaA1 gene encoding MpaA1 family daptide-type RiPP translates to MNINTSQIQFEELDEMEAPSWESFYQGVIVGVGVIGILAMT, encoded by the coding sequence ATGAATATCAACACCAGCCAGATTCAGTTCGAGGAACTCGACGAGATGGAGGCGCCCAGTTGGGAGAGCTTCTACCAGGGCGTAATTGTCGGGGTGGGGGTTATCGGGATTCTTGCCATGACCTGA
- the mpaC gene encoding daptide-type RiPP biosynthesis dehydogenase, with the protein MIVSDMNVPSAAALTKYGRSIRLDARQVHIDTVRSLAQDIATVQPEVVVAIGGGTIIDAAKIATLGARSSSTFTYLMEHALRSGLTVLPPAQPSTDLVAIPTTVGTSTETNSVGILATSHGYRLIVGHSLRPRHAIIDSDNLDSLPDSALRAGALEALLRLAGVSTSTSGNERAHRDAVVIARSILDAANSDLGSSATRLRVARLSAATQRTGALRGRDPYAARHWYVANEVAFALSVSKMSATAAIIGAIWTRICAGDHRWGTKDSLEAFWRAMTERAMLPREPVAGVTALIESWSIERPSRPDDRSMREIAAASELAWGNRRPMLRGVGEKDVREVLEESLWAADEPALRADRSLHEYEEVNT; encoded by the coding sequence GTGATCGTCTCGGACATGAATGTGCCCAGCGCTGCGGCGCTTACGAAGTACGGGCGAAGCATCCGGCTCGACGCTCGACAGGTTCACATCGACACCGTGCGTTCGCTAGCGCAGGATATCGCGACAGTGCAACCAGAGGTCGTCGTGGCCATCGGTGGGGGAACAATCATCGACGCTGCGAAGATCGCAACACTGGGCGCCCGTTCGAGCAGTACTTTCACATACCTGATGGAACACGCACTCCGCTCAGGGCTCACCGTGTTGCCTCCGGCTCAACCGTCAACCGACTTGGTTGCGATTCCCACAACTGTTGGAACCTCGACGGAGACGAACAGTGTCGGGATTCTCGCGACCAGTCACGGGTATCGCCTCATAGTCGGGCATTCACTTCGCCCGCGGCACGCGATCATCGACTCGGACAACCTTGACTCCCTGCCGGATAGTGCCCTGCGTGCTGGCGCCCTTGAGGCGTTGTTGCGACTCGCGGGGGTGAGCACCAGCACCTCGGGCAACGAGCGCGCCCACCGAGATGCTGTTGTCATCGCTCGATCCATCCTCGATGCGGCGAACAGTGATCTGGGTAGCAGCGCAACGCGCCTGCGGGTTGCACGATTGAGCGCGGCTACACAGCGGACTGGCGCGCTCCGGGGTCGTGACCCCTATGCCGCTCGCCACTGGTATGTGGCCAACGAGGTCGCGTTCGCTCTGTCCGTATCGAAGATGTCAGCCACTGCAGCCATCATTGGCGCGATATGGACGCGAATCTGCGCCGGCGACCATCGTTGGGGGACTAAAGACAGCCTCGAAGCATTCTGGCGTGCAATGACGGAGCGCGCCATGCTGCCACGTGAACCGGTTGCTGGCGTCACTGCCCTCATCGAGTCTTGGTCCATCGAACGCCCATCGCGACCTGACGACCGATCAATGCGAGAGATTGCCGCGGCCTCGGAGCTCGCTTGGGGCAATCGTCGCCCCATGCTTCGAGGCGTCGGTGAAAAGGATGTCCGTGAGGTCCTAGAGGAATCTCTCTGGGCCGCGGATGAACCAGCACTTCGGGCTGACCGAAGTCTTCATGAATACGAGGAGGTGAATACATGA
- the mpaD gene encoding daptide-type RiPP biosynthesis aminotransferase, whose amino-acid sequence MSTTQSLWTSLLPADANFTDERIAVGAAGHRVEYLDGSTRLCATSGLWNVPLGYGNPAITDAVSKAMRDASYLSLFRAPHRYAADAADALIELADATRYERVIFSTSGGAANDIAMKLARQYWAQKGSASRNIVVGLTGSYHGTMYGGHALSGDDLMQAAYAVDRRSVRHVPYDDGGARLDTLLAREGSRVAAVVVEPVLGSGAYPVPAEFIERLMTLRDKYGFLIVADEVATGFGRTGRMFATDGWSVAPNVMILSKALTNGAMGAAAVLVDARVSREFIKGGWTFVHGETQAGTPACAAAILAVIGELRAIDVESTTQALGSDLRRIAEGLKDDGRVAGITGEGCFLGLELRHDGGTEYTGAEILDLVSTIADHGVLVQPGPSSIELIPAYGFSIDELEELEAALRSGLRQYADARP is encoded by the coding sequence GTGAGCACTACGCAGAGTTTGTGGACCTCACTTCTCCCGGCGGACGCCAATTTCACGGACGAGCGGATCGCTGTGGGTGCGGCCGGCCATCGAGTTGAATACCTCGACGGTTCAACACGCTTGTGCGCTACGAGCGGGCTCTGGAACGTTCCGCTGGGGTACGGCAACCCGGCCATCACGGACGCCGTTTCGAAGGCGATGAGGGACGCGTCCTACCTATCTCTCTTCAGAGCGCCTCATCGTTACGCGGCGGACGCTGCTGACGCGCTCATTGAGCTCGCGGACGCGACGAGATACGAACGAGTGATCTTCTCCACGTCTGGAGGTGCCGCGAACGACATCGCTATGAAGCTCGCTCGACAGTACTGGGCTCAGAAGGGCTCCGCGTCACGGAACATTGTGGTCGGTCTCACGGGTAGCTACCACGGCACGATGTACGGTGGCCACGCTCTGAGCGGCGACGACCTAATGCAGGCAGCGTATGCGGTAGACCGCCGCTCAGTCCGACATGTTCCCTATGACGATGGAGGCGCGCGCCTCGACACATTGCTGGCGAGAGAAGGATCTCGCGTCGCGGCGGTCGTGGTGGAACCGGTTCTCGGCAGTGGAGCGTATCCCGTCCCCGCTGAGTTCATCGAACGCCTCATGACCCTTCGTGACAAGTACGGGTTCCTCATCGTCGCGGACGAAGTCGCAACGGGATTCGGGCGGACAGGCAGAATGTTCGCCACGGATGGATGGTCAGTCGCGCCGAACGTCATGATCCTCTCGAAGGCTCTCACCAACGGTGCGATGGGTGCTGCTGCTGTTCTCGTGGATGCTCGGGTGAGCCGAGAGTTCATAAAGGGGGGATGGACGTTTGTTCACGGCGAAACTCAGGCGGGAACCCCGGCGTGCGCCGCGGCGATCTTGGCAGTGATTGGCGAGCTGAGAGCAATCGACGTCGAATCAACGACTCAAGCCCTCGGCAGCGACCTTCGGCGCATCGCAGAGGGTCTGAAAGACGATGGTCGAGTGGCGGGAATCACCGGCGAAGGCTGCTTCCTCGGTCTTGAACTTCGGCACGACGGCGGAACCGAGTACACCGGCGCGGAAATACTCGACCTGGTGTCGACCATCGCGGATCACGGCGTACTCGTCCAGCCCGGTCCGAGTTCAATCGAACTGATTCCCGCTTACGGCTTCAGCATTGACGAACTCGAGGAGCTGGAGGCGGCTCTGCGATCAGGCCTGAGGCAGTACGCGGACGCACGACCGTGA
- the mpaB gene encoding daptide biosynthesis RiPP recognition protein — protein sequence MNDFLQYQGGLLESKMTDVVAARTIREWISGERTECRRIFFVSNGADPSVLDGVIGGDDVVLLPLDCDWSTARAREVRYAGQLLDVGDELFINGRSVELQDYLSAGFVEIVGPTAVRFFDEAGWRAFFDDADLARQTGVFPAPLVDPRVVLADRNALDAERASAAPLAVRLDADGAIGLGMQGIILGHTDDLGSAINRLVSRAEAFTAAVPAAVVDDDLVSRPWLPRYLRAAELIKMLRIATGAIEIDGFGWSHVTDERADAEPLSSDPFLVNGSEGILFANVASRRRQLLTPLTADVVSILQTSSYIDLAHDRVAARHGTGRSTAANLCSNALELLSVNLGAQRIPEEAGLTGSVL from the coding sequence GTGAATGACTTCCTGCAATATCAAGGGGGTCTTTTGGAAAGTAAAATGACTGACGTTGTCGCCGCCAGAACAATCCGAGAGTGGATAAGTGGCGAACGAACTGAGTGTCGGCGCATATTCTTCGTCTCGAACGGCGCAGATCCGTCTGTGCTTGATGGGGTGATCGGCGGAGATGACGTCGTCTTGCTGCCTCTGGACTGCGACTGGTCGACAGCGCGCGCACGGGAGGTTCGGTACGCGGGGCAACTGCTCGATGTTGGAGATGAACTCTTCATCAACGGCAGAAGTGTCGAACTTCAGGACTACCTGTCCGCGGGGTTTGTTGAAATCGTAGGTCCGACTGCGGTGCGGTTCTTTGATGAGGCGGGCTGGCGTGCGTTCTTCGATGACGCGGATCTCGCGCGACAAACTGGCGTCTTTCCTGCCCCCTTGGTCGATCCGCGCGTGGTCCTAGCCGACCGAAACGCCCTTGATGCCGAGCGGGCGAGTGCAGCCCCCCTCGCCGTCCGCCTGGATGCGGACGGCGCGATTGGTCTTGGCATGCAGGGCATCATTCTCGGGCACACGGATGACTTGGGCTCGGCGATCAACCGCCTTGTGTCTAGGGCAGAGGCGTTCACCGCTGCTGTGCCAGCTGCGGTCGTGGACGACGACCTGGTGTCTCGCCCTTGGTTGCCGCGCTATCTCCGCGCCGCGGAGCTCATCAAGATGTTGCGCATCGCGACCGGGGCGATCGAGATCGACGGCTTCGGCTGGTCCCACGTGACCGACGAGCGCGCGGATGCGGAACCCCTCTCGTCGGATCCGTTTCTCGTCAACGGATCCGAGGGGATCCTTTTCGCGAACGTCGCCAGCAGGCGTCGTCAGCTCTTGACTCCGCTCACGGCTGACGTTGTGTCGATACTCCAAACCTCGAGTTACATCGACTTGGCGCATGACCGAGTGGCGGCCCGACACGGCACTGGACGCTCGACGGCTGCGAACCTCTGCTCCAATGCACTCGAACTTCTCAGCGTGAACCTTGGCGCTCAGCGGATTCCGGAAGAAGCTGGGCTGACCGGGAGCGTGCTGTGA